In the Limanda limanda chromosome 10, fLimLim1.1, whole genome shotgun sequence genome, one interval contains:
- the gpr174 gene encoding probable G-protein coupled receptor 174, which yields MDFIDQSCNTTEYMRRYQHSMYAVVYSVILAPGLLGNMLALWVFGVYIRETKKAVVFMMNLAVADLLQVLSLPLRIYYYLNNTWPFGNFLCMICFYLKYVNMYASIYFLVWVSVRRCQLIMHPLRYSSSRRKGDMCICGFGWLFVCLGCLPFPLLRNPVAAQSINSSDQLLTTAASIATPVCFSELPLRPVSAPVALSLLILAEMVGFIIPLILVLACACLTAGSLRELRDGATPDRGEKRRALRMVLSCAAVFLVCFAPYHVTMPLDFLAKANALSNCALRNQILLLHPITLCLASLNCSLDPIMYYFTTYEFRRRLSKPEIPEDRTVSRHLSCITGREKTEDN from the exons ATGGACTTTATTGATCAAAGCTGTAACACCACTGAATATATGCGCAGGTACCAGCACTCCATGTATGCAGTGGTGTACAGCGTGATCCTAGCACCTGGCCTGCTGGGTAACATGCTGGCGCTCTGGGTGTTCGGTGTCTACATCAGAGAAACCAAAAAGGCTGTGGTGTTCATGATGAATCTGGCTGTGGCCGACCTGCTGCAG gtgctctctctgcctctgcggATTTACTACTACTTGAACAACACCTGGCCCTTTGGAAATTTCCTCTGTATGATCTGCTTCTATCTCAAGTACGTCAACATGTACGCCTCAATCTACTTCCTAGTGTGGGTCAGCGTGCGTCGCTGCCAGCTCATCATGCATCCGTTGAGGTACAGCTCATCCAGGCGGAAGGGGGACATGTGTATCTGTGGCTTTGGCTGGCTGTTCGTCTGTCTGGGCTGTCTGCCGTTCCCTCTGCTGAGGAACCCTGTTGCTGCACAGTCCATCAACTCAAGTGATCAGCTCCTCACTACAGCTGCTTCCATCGCCACTCCGGTGTGTTTCTCAGAGCTGCCCCTGAGGCCCGTCAGTGCTCCAGTAGCCTTGAGTCTCCTGATCTTAGCAGAGATGGTGGGCTTCATCATCCCCCTCATCCTGGTGTTAGCCTGCGCCTGTCTGACTGCGGGCAGCCTTCGAGAGTTGAGAGATGGGGCCACTCCTGACCGAGGGGAGAAGCGGAGGGCGTTGAGGATGGTGCTGAGCTGTGCTGCAGTCTTCTTGGTGTGCTTCGCTCCTTACCATGTCACCATGCCCCTGGATTTCTTGGCCAAAGCCAACGCTCTCAGCAACTGTGCCCTCAGGAACCAGATTCTGCTGTTGCACCCCATCACGCTCTGTCTGGCCAGTCTGAACTGCAGCCTGGACCCGATCATGTACTATTTCACCACATATGAATTCAGGAGGCGACTGAGCAAACCAGAGATTCCGGAGGACAGGACTGTCAGCAGGCATCTGTCCTGCATCACAGGAcgagagaagacagaggacaacTAG
- the LOC133011559 gene encoding integral membrane protein 2A-like has translation MVKIAFNSALAQKALGKEAPAAEKDPELASAPVGIEGSTGRCLLTLLGIAFILSGLIVGGACLYRYFTPKRLYHGAMQFNDISGGARGENQPYYLPRVEEEVEISDNMAVISVPPPRFRSGDPAYILHDFNRKLTAYLDLTLRTCFVIPLNTSVVLPPQDLIDLFSQLMSGSYRSYLVHEDLVVTERIEDIKPLGFYIRRLCDGKETYRMQRRSTLPGGGIQKRSADDCFTIHHFENKFVTETRICKV, from the exons atgGTGAAGATCGCCTTCAACTCGGCCCTGGCGCAGAAGGCGCTGGGCAAAGAGGCGCCGGCCGCAGAGAAG gacccTGAGCTGGCCTCTGCTCCTGTGGGCATCGAGGGCTCCACAGGTCGCTGTCTGCTCACCCTGCTGGGCATCGCCTTCATCCTCAGCGGGCTCATCGTGGGGGGGGCTTGCCTCTATCGATACTTTACTCCAAag AGGTTATATCATGGCGCCATGCAGTTCAATGACATTTCCGGTGGAGCTAGAGGAGAGAACCAGCCGTACTACCTGCCCCGGgtcgaggaggaggtggaaatcTCTGACAACATGGCCGTCATCAGCGTCCCCCCTCCCCGCTTCAGATCTGGAGACCCTGCATACATCCTCCACGACTTCAACAGG aaGCTGACAGCCTATCTGGACCTGACTCTGCGGACCTGCTTTGTGATCCCTCTGAACACCTCGGTGGTGCTGCCCCCTCAGGATCTCATTGACCTCTTCTCACAGCTGATG TCCGGCTCTTACCGCAGCTACCTGGTGCACGAGGACCTGGTGGTGACGGAGCGTATTGAGGACATCAAACCTCTGGGCTTCTACATCCGCCGGCTGTGTGACGGAAAGGAGACGTACAGGATGCAGCGTCGCTCCACCCTGCCAG GTGGAGGTATCCAGAAGCGCTCTGCAGACGACTGCTTCACCATCCACCACTTTGAGAACAAGTTTGTGACGGAGACCCGGATCTGCAAGGTCTGA